The genome window ACCTGTTAGTTTCATTCAAGGAGCTAGCTCTGGCTTGATTTAACATTTCGTAATTCCAGAGAAAGCCACATTTCAGCTACCTTCTTCTTCGTTTTTTGTGGAATGGcggctttctccttcgttttgctGCAATTGTTCTTTACCTCCTTCTGTTCCGTTTTGGCCAGTTGTTTCCATGTCTAGGTTTGGAACTGTTATGGGCAGAGGATCCTTGATGTCATCCGGAGGGTCATAGTTTGGATCAGCAAGAAATGTAAGGGCGGTCACGACATCGCTGATCAGCGGCCTACTGCTTGCTTCTTCTTGCAAGCACATGGATGAGATCGCGAGTGCTTGGTACAGACCTTTCAGAGGAAACTTCATGTCAAGCAATGGGTCGGCCATCTTCACAAACTTCCTCTTATCCCTGAAGAATGGTGCTGCCTGCAGAGATAAACAAAACGTTGAGCAGCTAGCGGCGCCATTGCAATTCTAACCGCATGAATATACGTTTATTTCGATCGAAGTGAACTGACCCAGTGAACAAGGATCTGCTCCCGAGTTGGTTTCGTGGTGTCGATCGCTCGCCTCCCAGTGATGAGCTCCAAGAGAACCACGCCAAAGCTATAGATGTCAGATGTCTTGGTCAGCTTGCCAGTCATGGCGTACTCTGGAGCGCAGTAGCCGTACGTGCCCATCACCCTTGTGCTGACATGGGTGTTGTCGCCGCTCGGACCAAGCTTGGCCAGACCGAAGTCCGACAGCTTCGCGTTGAAGCTTGCGTCCAAGAGGATGTTGGATGCCTTGAGATCGCGGTAGATCACTGGCGGGTTGGCTACCTCGTGCAAGTACTCGATGCCTCTAGCTGCACCCACTGCGATCTTCATCCGTGTGTGCCAGGAAAGTGGCTGGGATTTCGGACTGAGatctatatatatgtatatagaaTTAATTCAGATGGaacaatttttttttaaaaaaaaaacaggTAAAAACAGTTCATGAGCATACAGGTATAGAAAAGATATTTGACGATTGAGAGTTTGTTTTGTATTACCGAGGAGATGGTCTTGCAGTGAACCGAGTGACATGTACTCGTACACTAGGATCCTCTGGTCACAGTCTGTGCTGTACCCGACCAAGGTGACTAGGTTTGGATGGTGCAGCAGGCTAAGCATCAGCACCTCGACGAGGAACTCACGGTTACCTTGCAGCCCATCTTTGTCGAGCTGCTTAACCGCTATGACCTGCATATTTAACATGTGTTTCTTCATGGCCTTATTAGTTTAAAAAAAAATTTAATGGAACGTGcacaaggaatgaaatgctcatttattacttCCATGGTGTCTGGAATGCATCCCTTGTACACCCTCCCGAAGCCGCCCTCGCCCAG of Zea mays cultivar B73 chromosome 8, Zm-B73-REFERENCE-NAM-5.0, whole genome shotgun sequence contains these proteins:
- the LOC103635820 gene encoding probable serine/threonine-protein kinase PBL23 isoform X2 translates to MGLLSSANRCGCKNILSCNLLRCACCCSWIRSVCGGRTTTSNKAAAQQEASDAERKAKRKLARGLCGGAVREAEEPLTSEAKKKRTNTAATIPEPQKCKWTKKARKKKKTKNEQNGLAALVEEISLSNSPKHRAAAGEILRIGNHNIPSRVFTFRELVDATNSFCPENLLGEGGFGRVYKGCIPDTMEVIAVKQLDKDGLQGNREFLVEVLMLSLLHHPNLVTLVGYSTDCDQRILVYEYMSLGSLQDHLLDLSPKSQPLSWHTRMKIAVGAARGIEYLHEVANPPVIYRDLKASNILLDASFNAKLSDFGLAKLGPSGDNTHVSTRVMGTYGYCAPEYAMTGKLTKTSDIYSFGVVLLELITGRRAIDTTKPTREQILVHWAAPFFRDKRKFVKMADPLLDMKFPLKGLYQALAISSMCLQEEASSRPLISDVVTALTFLADPNYDPPDDIKDPLPITVPNLDMETTGQNGTEGGKEQLQQNEGESRHSTKNEEEGS
- the LOC103635820 gene encoding probable serine/threonine-protein kinase PBL23 isoform X1, which translates into the protein MGLLSSANRCGCKNILSCNLLRCACCCSWIRSVCGGRTTTSNKAAAQQEASDAERKAKRKLARGLCGGAVREAEEPLTSEAKKKRTNTAATIPEPQKCKWTKKARKKKKTKNEQNGLAALVEEISLSTDSPKHRAAAGEILRIGNHNIPSRVFTFRELVDATNSFCPENLLGEGGFGRVYKGCIPDTMEVIAVKQLDKDGLQGNREFLVEVLMLSLLHHPNLVTLVGYSTDCDQRILVYEYMSLGSLQDHLLDLSPKSQPLSWHTRMKIAVGAARGIEYLHEVANPPVIYRDLKASNILLDASFNAKLSDFGLAKLGPSGDNTHVSTRVMGTYGYCAPEYAMTGKLTKTSDIYSFGVVLLELITGRRAIDTTKPTREQILVHWAAPFFRDKRKFVKMADPLLDMKFPLKGLYQALAISSMCLQEEASSRPLISDVVTALTFLADPNYDPPDDIKDPLPITVPNLDMETTGQNGTEGGKEQLQQNEGESRHSTKNEEEGS